From Anaerohalosphaera lusitana, one genomic window encodes:
- a CDS encoding TraR/DksA family transcriptional regulator, whose protein sequence is MEEQVMDGWLTPQRKSKYKRLLLMKLKEIMGDVSDMERGAFEGSSELSHMPVHLADLGTDNYELEFSLGLMESEKKTIREIIDALKRLEDGSFGICEGLGTPIEKPRLKAIPWTRYSMEYARMIEKGLANPSESFRRRKYDRSVIEEEDDEGGDEDLELEDLDLSSVGVDVDDEESEDAIEEDLD, encoded by the coding sequence ATGGAAGAGCAAGTAATGGACGGCTGGCTTACTCCGCAGAGGAAGAGCAAGTACAAGAGGCTTCTGCTTATGAAGCTCAAAGAGATCATGGGGGATGTGAGCGACATGGAGCGTGGGGCCTTTGAGGGTTCCAGTGAGCTGTCGCACATGCCGGTGCATCTTGCGGATTTGGGGACGGACAATTATGAGCTGGAATTCAGCCTTGGTCTGATGGAGAGCGAGAAGAAGACGATCCGCGAGATCATCGATGCTTTGAAAAGGCTGGAGGACGGCAGTTTCGGTATATGCGAGGGGCTGGGTACGCCGATCGAGAAACCCAGGCTCAAGGCGATACCGTGGACGCGGTACAGCATGGAGTATGCGAGGATGATCGAGAAGGGGCTTGCGAATCCGTCTGAGTCTTTCCGCAGGCGCAAGTACGACCGCAGCGTGATTGAAGAGGAAGATGATGAGGGCGGCGATGAGGATTTGGAGCTTGAGGATCTGGACCTTTCGAGCGTGGGTGTCGATGTCGATGATGAGGAAAGTGAAGACGCGATCGAAGAGGATCTGGATTAG